One segment of Drosophila mauritiana strain mau12 chromosome 3R, ASM438214v1, whole genome shotgun sequence DNA contains the following:
- the LOC117143698 gene encoding probable 18S rRNA (guanine-N(7))-methyltransferase — protein sequence MARRPEHSAPPEIFYNDDEAKKYSTNTRIIEIQVEMAERALELLALPDDDESRLILDIGCGSGLSGSVLEDSEHMWIGIDISKSMLDIAVEREVAGDVILGDMGEGMPFKPGTFDGAISISALQWLCNADKSYHNPHKRLLKFFTTLFSCLTRTARAVFQFYPENSDQIEMVTSQAMKAGFYGGLVVDYPNSAKAKKYYLVLMTGGSAELPQALGSSEEERRVNYIKKRDACREARGKAPKKSRDWILAKKERRRRKGLETRPDTKYTARKRSGKF from the exons ATGGCCAGGAGACCAGAGCATTCGGCACCGCCAGAAATT TTCTACAACGATGATGAGGCCAAGAAATATTCCACAAA CACCCGCATCATTGAGATCCAAGTGGAAATGGCCGAACGTGCCTTGGAACTATTGGCGCTCCCAGATGATGATGAGTCTCGCTTGATTTTGGACATCGGCTGTGGTTCTGGACTCTCAGGAAGCGTTCTTGAGGACAGCGAGCATATGTGGATCGGCATAGATATTTCAAAGTCTATGCTCGATATTGCCGTGGAACGCGAGGTTGCTGGGGATGTCATTCTGGGAGACATGGGCGAGGGAATGCCCTTCAAGCCGGGCACCTTCGACGGCGCCATCTCGATCTCTGCCCTCCAATGGCTCTGCAATGCGGACAAGTCGTATCACAATCCCCACAAGCGCCTCCTGAAGTTCTTTACCACCTTGTTCTCGTGTCTGACACGTACCGCGCGAGCTGTCTTCCAATTTTATCCGGAGAACTCCGATCAGATCGAGATGGTCACCTCGCAAGCCATGAAGGCGGGATTCTACGGAGGCTTGGTTGTCGACTATCCAAACTCTGCCAAGGCTAAGAAGTACTACCTGGTGCTCATGACTGGAGGATCTGCTGAGCTGCCGCAGGCTTTGG GCTCATCTGAAGAGGAACGTCGTGTAAACTATATAAAGAAACGTGATGCTTGCCGTGAGGCTCGGGGAAAAGCCCCAAAGAAATCCCGCGATTGGATCCTAGCCAAGAAAGAGCGTCGACGTCGCAAGGGTTTGGAAACCCGTCCTGATACTAAGTACACTGCACGCAAGCGCAGCGGCAAATTTTGA
- the LOC117143697 gene encoding uncharacterized protein LOC117143697, producing the protein MRSGLTLRPMLVVLLVGHLVAPVAPANLLTSYLPASMQALAYYIDLLQYEPLSSTTVEPAFSADDEGVVSTTANPRPSTPLPTRMRTTTTRRPIGAGASGSGGMGWWQPPSWWETPKRTSTTERPTSPPTVPHRPAIFAPTAPPEKSLEGNDLFAEIEDDSDFDNLPLSLIRDIQSERYDFTNDVESLDNFLRLYDDNYGRAAFGSESAMDRWSTASIAGKKRVPPTKPYVDFLLVYDLLKRDAKAASLSKYEGYSEDLLVELHALSQVSAARQLYTLFKRMLDRGDIQRSDVVARVQGIAKDLGNPKSPTSKALTFIPSMQFLP; encoded by the coding sequence ATGCGCAGTGGGCTAACGCTTCGTCCAATGCTGGTGGTGCTTCTAGTGGGTCACCTAGTGGCTCCAGTGGCGCCGGCTAACCTACTGACCAGCTATCTGCCCGCCTCCATGCAGGCCTTGGCATACTATATTGATCTGCTGCAGTACGAGCCGCTATCCAGCACAACGGTGGAGCCTGCTTTTAGTGCGGATGATGAAGGTGTGGTATCCACCACTGCAAATCCGCGGCCATCTACACCGTTGCCCACGAGGATGAGAACCACTACCACAAGGCGACCGATTGGAGCAGGTGCGTCTGGATCTGGTGGCATGGGCTGGTGGCAACCGCCAAGTTGGTGGGAGACCCCGAAGAGAACATCCACTACCGAGAGACCCACATCGCCACCCACTGTGCCGCACCGTCCGGCAATTTTTGCACCAACTGCGCCGCCGGAAAAGTCCCTTGAGGGCAACGATCTATTTGCAGAAATCGAAGATGATAGCGACTTCGATAACCTACCTTTGTCTTTGATCCGTGATATTCAAAGCGAGCGCTACGACTTTACCAACGATGTGGAGTCACTCGATAACTTTTTGCGCCTCTACGACGATAATTACGGTAGGGCCGCTTTCGGTTCTGAGTCCGCGATGGATCGATGGAGCACCGCCTCGATAGCAGGCAAAAAGAGGGTTCCTCCTACCAAGCCCTATGTGGATTTCCTGCTGGTTTACGATCTGCTAAAGCGCGATGCCAAGGCGGCGAGTCTGAGCAAGTACGAGGGATATTCCGAGGATCTGCTGGTGGAGCTGCATGCCTTGTCACAGGTTTCGGCGGCCAGGCAATTGTATACTCTATTTAAAAGGATGCTAGACCGGGGCGATATCCAGCGCAGTGACGTGGTGGCCCGCGTGCAGGGAATCGCCAAAGATCTGGGGAATCCCAAAAGCCCCACTTCCAAGGCATTGACTTTTATTCCCAGTATGCAGTTTTTACCTTAA
- the LOC117143701 gene encoding uncharacterized protein LOC117143701: MKLLKGLICLLLAIQWTTAHPTFSDSPEPNFSRLFGYIGGIVNEGIRLHNPQQQSKGGQYGVGPYGGGEGQSTGLPIVGASKYDIIDLKAGPKS; the protein is encoded by the exons ATGAAGTTGTTG AAGGGCTTAATTTGCTTACTTTTGGCCATCCAGTGGACTACGGCCCATCCAACATTTTCCGACTCACCAGAGCCAAATTTCAGTAGACTCTTCGGTTATATTGGTGGCATTGTCAATGAAGGAATAAGGCTTCACAACCCTCAGCAGCAAAGTAAAGGTGGGCAATATGGCGTAGGACCATACGGTGGCGGTGAAGGACAATCGACTGGCCTACCAATCGTTGGAGCATCTAAATATGATATCATAGATTTAAAGGCTGGTCCAAAAAGTTAA
- the LOC117143700 gene encoding uncharacterized protein LOC117143700, which translates to MIIKTTDADRVAKSWLRLWIGGSGLELHRLDWRRTYVQLHFPFNLVLVARCGSVWCNAVVPHNLSRGNRKPIFMSIFLFNKLADWSRLRMRKICKLPSTGIISCPPGDATQQMCTGRKCIDADAGAQKHRFRYTASEVALTD; encoded by the exons ATGATCATTAAG ACGACAGACGCAGACCGTGTGGCAAAGAGTTGGCTAAGACTGTGGATCGGAGGCAGTGGCTTAGAGCTTCATCGGCTTGATTGGCGACGTACATATGTGCAACTTCACTTTCCATTTAATCTCGTTTTGGTGGCGCGGTGCGGTTCAGTGTGGTGCAACGCAGTGGTGCCGCACAATTTGTCCCGTGGAAATCGAAAGCCGATTTTCAtgtcaatatttttgtttaataaactGGCCGACTGGAGTCGTCTGCGCATGcggaaaatatgcaaattaccATCGACGGGCATCATAAGCTGCCCCCCAGGCGATGCGACGCAACAAATGTGCACTGGGAGAAAG TGCATTGATGCTGATGCAGGGGCACAAAAACACAGATTCAGATACACCGCCAGCGAAGTTGCGTTGACCGATTGA
- the LOC117143695 gene encoding protein unc-45 homolog B, whose translation MTNTINSEEVSDAGSYKDKGNEAFKASRWEEAVEHYGKAIKVGSKHKELPVFYKNRAAAYLKLEKYENAVEDCTESLKAAPGDPKALFRRAQAYEALEKFEEAYKDATALFKADPGNKTVQPMLQRLHVVVEERSARNAKTCTKVKQMMDLTFDLATPIDKRRAAANNLVVLAKEQTGAELLYKDHCIAKVASLTKVEKDQDIYVNMVHLVAALCENSVERTKGVLTELGVPWFMRVLDQKHENCVSTAQFCLQTILNALSGLKNKPDSKPDKELCTRNNREIDTLLTCLVYSITDRTISGAARDAVIELITRNVHYTALEWAERLVEIRGLCRLLDVCSELEDYKYESAMNITGSSSTIASVCLARIYENMYYDEAKARFTDQIDEYIKDKLLSPDMESKVRVTVAITALLNGPLDVGNQVVARDGILQMILAMATTDDELQQRVACECLIAASSKKDKAKALCEQGVDILKRLYHSKNDGIRVRALVGLCKLGSYGGQDAAIRPFGDGAALKLAEACRRFLIKPGKDKDIRRWAADGLAYLTLDAECKEKLIEDKASIHALMDLARGGNQSCLYGVVTTFVNLCNAYEKQEMLPEMIELAKFAKQHIPEEHELDDVDFINKRITVLANEGITTALCALAKTESHNSQELIARVLNAVCGLKELRGKVVQEGGVKALLRMALEGTEKGKRHATQALARIGITINPEVSFSGQRSLDVIRPLLNLLQQDCTALENFESLMALTNLASMNESVRQRIIKEQGVSKIEYYLMEDHLYLTRAAAQCLCNLVMSEDVIKMFEGNNDRVKFLALLCEDEDEETATACAGALAIITSVSVKCCEKILAIASWLDILHTLIANPSPAVQHRGIVIILNMINAGEEIAKKLFETDIMELLSGLGQLPDDTRAKAREVATQCLAAAERYRIIERSDNAEIPDVFAENAKISEIIDD comes from the exons ATGACAAACACCATCAACAGCGAGGAAGTGTCCGACGCAGGAAGCTACAAAGATAAGGGCAACGAGGCGTTCAAGGCCTCCCGCTGGGAGGAGGCAGTGgagcactatggcaaagccaTTAAGGTGGGCTCTAAGCACAAGGAGCTGCCGGTTTTCTATAAGAATCGTGCAGCCGCATATCTGAAGCTAGAAAAGTATGAAAACGCCGTAGAGGACTGCACTGAATCTTTGAAAGCGGCTCCGGGGGATCCTAAGGCACTGTTCCGTAGGGCTCAAGCGTATGAGGCTCTGGAGAAGTTCGAGGAGGCCTACAAAGACGCCACCGCTTTGTTTAAAGCGGATCCCGGCAACAAAACCGTACAGCCCATGCTCCAGAGGCTTCATGTCGTCGTGGAAGAGCGCTCTGCCCGTAATGCCAAGACCTGCACAAAAGTCAAGCAGATGATGGATCTTACTTTTGATTTAGCCACGCCCATCGATAAGCGTCGCGCGGCAGCCAATAACCTAGTAGTTTTGGCCAAAGAGCAGACTGGCGCTGAACTGCTTTACAAGGACCATTGCATCGCCAAAGTGGCCTCACTAACCAAGGTGGAAAAGGATCAGGACATTTATGTGAATATGGTGCATTTGGTGGCAGCTCTTTGCGAAAATAGCGTGGAGCGTACAAAGGGCGTTTTAACTGAACTCGGAGTGCCGTGGTTCATGCGGGTTCTCGACCAGAAACACGAGAACTGTGTGTCCACCGCCCAGTTTTGTTTACAAACAATATTGAACGCTTTGTCTGGGCTTAAGAACAAACCCGATTCGAAACCGGACAAGGAGCTGTGCACTAGGAACAACCGGGAAATTGACACTCTCCTAACATGCCTAGTTTATAGTATCACGGATCGCACGATTTCCGGAGCAGCTAGGGATGCCGTTATTGAGCTTATAACAAGGAATGTCCACTACACGGCTCTGGAATGGGCCGAACGCCTGGTAGAGATCAGGGGTCTGTGCCGTCTGCTGGATGTGTGCTCCGAACTGGAGGATTATAAGTACGAGAGTGCAATGAATATCACCGGCTCGTCATCCACAATTGCTTCCGTTTGTCTGGCCCGCATATATGAGAACATGTACTACGATGAAGCTAAGGCAAGGTTCACGGACCAGATCGACGAATATATCAAGGACAAGCTTTTGTCGCCTGATATGGAATCCAAGGTGCGGGTCACTGTTGCGATTACTGCCCTGCTTAACGGTCCATTGGATGTGGGCAATCAGGTCGTGGCCAGAGATG GAATACTGCAGATGATTCTAGCAATGGCCACGACCGACGATGAGTTGCAGCAGCGAGTAGCATGTGAGTGCCTAATCGCCGCTTCCTCTAAAAAGGACAAGGCCAAGGCTCTTTGTGAGCAGGGAGTAGACATCTTAAAGCGGCTTTACCACTCCAAGAACGACGGTATTCGAGTGCGCGCCCTGGTGGGTCTTTGCAAGCTGGGTAGCTACGGCGGTCAGGATGCGGCCATCCGACCATTTGGCGATGGAGCTGCCCTGAAGCTGGCGGAGGCATGCCGTCGGTTTTTAATCAAACCTGGAAAGGATAAGGATATCCGTCGTTGGGCTGCCGATGGTCTGGCTTATTTAACACTGGATGCTGAATGTAAGGAGAAGCTTATTGAGGATAAGGCTTCCATTCACGCTCTAATGGATTTGGCCCGCGGTGGAAATCAGTCCTGTCTCTATGGTGTGGTCACCACTTTTGTGAATCTGTGCAATGCGTATGAGAAGCAGGAGATGTTGCCTGAGATGATAGAACTGGCCAAGTTTGCTAAGCAACACATACCGGAGGAGCACGAGCTGGACGACGTAGATTTTATCAATAAGCGCATTACTGTGCTGGCAAATGAGGGCATTACAACTGCTCTTTGTGCACTGGCCAAAACGGAAAGCCACAATTCACAGGAGCTGATTGCCAGGGTCTTGAATGCTGTTTGTGGACTGAAAGAGTTGCGAGGAAAGGTGGTCCAAGAAGGCGGCGTTAAGGCGCTACTTCGTATGGCGCTTGAGGGCACTGAGAAAGGAAAACGTCATGCTACCCAGGCGTTGGCCAGGATTGGCATAACCATTAATCCGGAAGTATCTTTCAGTGGTCAGCGATCGCTGGATGTAATTCGTCCTTTGTTGAACCTTTTGCAACAGGACTGCACAGCGCTGGAGAACTTTGAGTCGCTGATGGCACTTACCAATCTAGCCAGCATGAACGAGAGCGTGCGGCAGCGGATTATCAAGGAGCAGGGGGTCTCCAAGATAGAGTATTATCTCATGGAGGACCATCTCTACCTCACCCGTGCAGCTGCCCAGTGTCTGTGTAATCTGGTTATGAGTGAGGatgttattaaaatgttcgAGGGCAATAACGACCGAGTGAAGTTCTTGGCGCTGCTCTgcgaggatgaggacgaggagACCGCCACAGCTTGTGCCGGAGCTCTGGCCATTATTACTTCAGTGTCGGTCAAGTGCTGTGAGAAGATCTTGGCCATCGCCAGCTGGCTGGACATTCTGCACACTCTGATCGCCAATCCCAGTCCGGCGGTCCAGCATCGTGGCATTGTGATTATTCTAAACATGATAAATGCTGGCGAGGAGATCGCCAAAAAGCTGTTTGAGACGGACATTATGGAACTGCTGAGCGGTTTGGGGCAGCTGCCAGATGACACGCGTGCCAAGGCCCGAGAGGTGGCCACCCAGTGCCTGGCGGCGGCGGAGCGTTATAGGATCATCGAGCGGTCCGACAATGCGGAGATCCCCGATGTATTTGCCGAAAATGCCAAAATATCAGAGATTATCGACGATTAA
- the LOC117143699 gene encoding dnaJ homolog subfamily C member 30, mitochondrial — MFQHSPMLWRPLLLLRGLYLSQRHQMSHYDALGIRRQCTQNEIKAAYYKLSMLYHPDRNQGSESAAKKFREINQAYEILGNYRLRRLYDKGIVHTAGAQYAQDVHDVAEPVVEDDAETKFYKSRFQKSRVSDSEGRTPIYDFDEWSRNHYGKSFDRRQAAQAKYDRIKVQRETNKISGQTDMVLLAFIFAGVAVYLMFLAESSYDTPKQKAEERHRRDQEEREQKLVGKQS, encoded by the coding sequence ATGTTCCAGCACAGCCCAATGTTGTGGCGACCTCTGCTCCTGCTTCGCGGACTCTACCTTAGTCAACGACACCAGATGAGCCACTACGACGCACTGGGAATCAGACGTCAGTGCACGCAGAACGAAATCAAGGCAGCTTACTATAAGCTATCGATGCTCTACCATCCGGACAGGAACCAAGGAAGTGAGAGCGCAGCCAAGAAATTCCGGGAGATCAATCAGGCTTATGAAATTCTGGGAAACTATCGGCTGCGTCGACTTTACGACAAGGGAATCGTGCATACGGCGGGTGCCCAATATGCCCAAGATGTTCACGATGTAGCGGAACCCGTAGTCGAGGACGATGCGGAGACTAAGTTTTACAAGTCGCGATTTCAGAAATCGCGTGTATCTGACTCTGAGGGCCGTACGCCCATCTATGACTTCGACGAGTGGTCCCGAAATCACTACGGTAAATCATTTGACCGGAGACAAGCCGCTCAGGCCAAATACGATCGAATTAAGGTGCAAAGGGAAACCAACAAGATATCAGGCCAGACTGACATGGTCCTGCTGGCCTTTATCTTTGCCGGAGTGGCCGTATACCTGATGTTCCTCGCCGAGAGCTCCTACGACACTCCCAAACAGAAAGCGGAGGAACGACACAGACGCGATCAAGAAGAGCGAGAGCAAAAACTGGTTGGGAAGCAATCTTAG